The genomic DNA CAAGAATGGTACGGGCGTCCATGAAAAGAGGGCGTCGTCGACCGCGTGGCACGGACCGAGGCGGCCGGCGCGACTCGCGGATCGACGGCGGGACACGTCCGCAGCGTAAGAGACCCGGGCGACCGCAAGAGTGATCCTGCTCGAGGATCGACGGCGCGGAGACCATCGCGAAATGGCCGAGGCGCTCGTACGGTTCGAGCGGTTCCGGATGCGTGTCGTACGGTCCGACCCGGCGACCGAGACCCGCGACTGCCTCGAGTCCACGCGACGCCATCGCGCCGACAGACGGAGCTGATCCCTGGGGGAAGCGTCCGGTCCCGGAGGTCGTTGGGACGCCGAGCGGTGACCGGTGTGCGGGCCCGCCCTTCGTCCGTTTGCCGGGTGTCGACGGAGTCAGCAGGTTTCGTGGGCTGAGCACAGCGACGCGGTGGGGCGCGCCGGCGACGCGATTCCGGGTCGGTGTCACCGGAGGGTCGGGACCGCGTGCCGTCGTCGCCGCGGTTCCACGGCGGGCAGGTGCGGCGGCCCTCGAGCAACCGCGGTATCCGGTCGTTGGTTCGGAAGGATGGCGCGGGCCGAGGGCGAGGGCGCGGCCGGGGTCCGGCGTGGCGACTCCCGGCGCTCCGGACGGACCGGCGGGTCGTGGATCGGGCAGGTGTCCGTAGGAGGTTCCGTTTCACGTGGAACCGCGCGGGGGCGAGGTCGGTGCGCCTCCCCCGCGATGGACGAGGAGCGCGGGTACATGACTGAGCGCGAGGACGGGTCGAGGCGCTCGCCTATGTGGTCGGGCAGCGATCGCCTGGCCCGCCTCGACGGGAAGCTTGTCCACGCGCATACAACCAGCGAGCCGATGCGAGTGGCGCGTCCGGTGCGCGCGATGCTCAGGCAGCGAGGGGTGGTAGGGATCGATCCAGACACCGCAACGCCTGGCCGCCGAGACGGGCCGTCGCTCGGGGGCACTGCCCCGCCGTGGGCCGAGGATGCGGTTCGCAACACGCGGCAGCGGCTCTCCTGCCACCGACGTCGAACCGGGTGCGCGGCGCCGGCCCGCGGCCGTAGCCAGCGGACTGCGCGAGGTTTTCCCTGACCTCATCCTCGCCGCCGAACGGTGGCAGCGCACCGGCGTGGCCGATCGAGAGCCCGGCGGCCGCTGCCCGATCCCAGCCCAATCGATGACCGCGAGGCTCGCGGCGATAGGTCTTCCCACCGCGTGCGTGACGGTCGGAATCCGATGGACATCGACTCGCCTCGGCAGGCACCTGCGGCACCCGACGGCGGCGCCAGATACTCCATGCAGCGGCGTACAGGTGCCAGTCGACCGCCACGGAACTACCTGCCGATGCTCTGCGGTCACCGAACGGCACGCCCGATGGACTTGCCGGCACTCAGTGATCGACCGCGTCGGTGCCTCTCCTCGGCCCCAGCGAGTGCTCGTGTTCCACGTGAAACGAAGGCGGCGCCGCAGGCCTCTGCAGATACTCACGACGCGTCCCTGACGGCCACACCGGCTCCGCGCATCGCGCGTCGGTTCAGCGCCATGACCACCCGGACCCGTCATGCACCCTCCGCGGTGTCGGCGGAAGACACGTGGCTGGGCGCCCCGGATCCGGGGGACGTCCCCGCGGGCGATCGCGACCAACGGCGGTGCGTGGATCCAGTGGCCCACACGACTGCCGCGACGGTTTCACGTGGAACACGGACGAACGGGAACGGGCGGACGTCGAGCACGCAGTCGGAGGGAAGGCATCGCCGAGACGGCGCTCCCCCGGAGCGCCGCCCACTCCAGGCGCCCCTCGGGTGAGCGCTGCGGCGACGCGTGCCGTCCGTGAACCGAATGCGGCGGCGAGGTGCGTGCTGTGAAACCGCAGCGGTGCCGTGACGGTGCCAGCCACGAGACCACAGAGCACACGGGTGCAGAAACTCATCGGCAACGGAAGGCGGCCCGATACCCGACACCCGGCGTCCGTGCGGAGCGCGAGCACGAAGCCCGCGCGGACAGTACTCCCGCCGCCGCGCTCCGGGCGGACCGGAGAAGGACGTGACGGTGTGCGGGAACCTGGCACAGCGTCAGCCCGGCACCGCCGAGCCGGCGAGGCGCACGGCGTCACCGCCCGTGCACACCCGAGTGCGATGCGGGTCGATATCGCTCACCTCGGCGCGTAGCCGCGGGCCCGGCGGGATGGCCACGCGGCGCGGCGGCTCGGGACTGACCGACCCATCGGCGAACCGGTCGCATCGCGGCATCGAGCGCGATGTGGGATGAGTGCCTCGTCGCGAGTCGTGCGGCTGACACGCGACCGTCGGGTAGCCGGCGGACCGCCGCCGCGGGCGCGCTCCAGGCACGGGGCGTTCGGATGACGGCGCCGGATCCTCGCGACGGCCTCGCGCGTACAGCCGGCGGTTCCCGGTGGGCCACGGGTTTCACGGGAAACCGTCGGTGCGACGAGAAACACGGCGGAACGTGGCACGCTTCCCGGAGGCCCGGCTGACGCACCCCGGCGGAGAAACTAGGATGGGGGCAACTGCTGAGGAGAGCGCGTGACTGATCACGAATCCGGCTTCGACGTTTCACGTGGAACCACCGAAGACGACACCCCCATCGCGGCGGCCGCCCGCCGCGCCAGCCAGGTCCTGACCCCCGGAGCGGCGGGCACCCTGCCCAAGCCCCTGGAGCGCCGCGTCCTGACGATCGCCAACCAGAAGGGCGGCGTCGGCAAAACCACCACCGCGGTGAACCTCGCGGCCGCGCTGGCGCTGCAGGGGCTGCGCGTGCTCGTCGTCGATCTCGACCCTCAGGGGAACGCGAGTACCGCGCTCGGCGTCGACCACCGGTCCGGCGTGCCGTCGACCTACGAGCTGCTCCTCGGCGAGACCACGCTGGAGGAGGCGATGGCGCAGAGCCCGCACTCCCCCAACCTCTACTGCGTGCCCGCGACGATCGACCTCGCCGGAGCCGAGATCGAACTCGTCAGCATGGTGGCCCGCGAGACGCGGCTCAAGAACGCGCTCTCCGCCGCGGCCGCGAACGACATCGACTACATCTTCATCGACTGCCCGCCGTCGCTGGGGCTGCTCACGGTGAACGCGCTCGTCGCTGCGAAGGAAGTCCTCATCCCCATTCAGTGCGAGTACTACGCACTCGAGGGTGTCGGGCAGCTGCTCCGCAACATCGAGCTGGTGCAGTCGCACCTCAACAAGGACCTCCACGTCTCCACCGTGCTGCTCACGATGTACGACGCGCGGACCAAGCTCGCCGACCAGGTCGCCGCGGAGGTCCGCAACCACTTCGGCGACCGGGTCCTCGGCGCGACGATCCCCCGCAGCGTCAAGGTCTCCGAGGCACCCGGCTACGGCACCACGGTCCTCGACTACGACCCCGGCTCCCGCGGCGCGATGAGCTACCTCGACGCGGGCCGCGAGCTCGCCCTCCGCGGCGCTGGGCAGGCGGTGTAGTCATGGCGGGGCAGAAGAAGGGCGGCCTCGGCCGGGGCCTCGCGGCACTCATCCCCACCGGACCCGACGAGGGCCCGCGACTCGGCAGCGACGCCGCGGACGTCATTATCGGAGCGCGCCCGAAGAGTCCGGCGCGCCCGGCCGCCGACGGCCCGCAGCAGCGACCGGAACGTCCCACCGAGCCCGCGGACGAGGCGGCGGCACCGTCGGATCTCGCCGCGTCCGGCGCGGTGTACCGGGAGATCGCCCCGGCGGCGATCCAGCCGAATCCGCAGCAGCCCCGCACCGTCTTCGACGAGGAGGGGCTCGCCGAACTCGTCCATTCGATCCGCGAGTTCGGGCTCATGCAGCCGATCGTCGTGCGCCCGCTCCCCCAGCCGCAGGGCGACGTGCGCTACCAGCTCGTCATGGGCGAGCGCCGGTGGCGCGCCAGCCAGGAGGCCGGCCTGGCCGCGATCCCCGCGATCGTCCGCGAGACGGCCGACGGCGACATGCTCCGCGACGCGCTGCTCGAGAACATCCACCGGGTCCAGCTCAACCCGCTCGAGGAGGCGGCGGCCTACGCACAGCTGCTCGAGGAGTTCGGCGTCACCCACGACGAACTGGCGGCGCGCCTGGGCCGTTCGCGTCCCGTCGTCACCAACACGATCCGCTTGCTGCGCCTCCCGGTCGCCGTGCAGCGCCGCGTCGCCGCCGGCGTGCTCTCCGCCGGGCACGCCCGCGCGCTCCTGGCGCTGGAGGCGGGGGCCGAGGCGCAGGATGCGCTCGCGGCCCGCATCGTCGCCGAGGGCCTGTCGGTGCGCGCCACCGAGGAGGCCGTCACGCTGGCGAACCGCGGTGACGGCACCGTCGTACCCGCTGCGCCGAAGCGCCGGCAGCCGGCGGATCCCGGTCTCCGCGAGGTGGCCGACAGGATCGCCGACCGGCTGGACACCAAGGTCACCGTCTCGATGGGCAAGCGGAAGGGCAAGATCGTCGTGGAGGTCGGCTCCGCCGACGACCTCGAACGCATCGTCGCCCTGCTCGCCGAGAAGTGACCCGCCATGGCCCTGACGATCGTCCCGCTGACCCTCGGCGGATTCGACGACCTGCCGCGCCACATCCGTCGCTGCGTCTACTGGGAGGTCGCGCCCGAGGGTGAGACCCTCACCGATACGGAGTTCGACAAAGAGGCGTGGCTCTCGATGCTCATGCTCGAGTGGGGCTCGTGCGGCCAGGTCGCGATCGACCACGCCGTCGACGGCACCGCCCGGGTCGTGGGCGTGGCCTTCTACGCGCCACCGCGCAGCGTGCCCCGGGCGGGCCACTTCCCCACCGCGCCCGTCAGCCCCGACGCGGTGCTGCTCACCTGGGTCGGCTCCGAACCCGGCACCGATGTGCGGGTCAAGGAGGAGCTGGTGACCGCGGTCTGCACCGACCTGGTGCGCCGCGGCGTGCGTGCCGTGGAGGCCTTCGCTCTGCTCACCCCGGTCGGAATGACGACGGAAGATGTTGTGGCGCAACTTGATTGCGGCCCGTGCGGCTGCGATGCCCCGCCGCTGGCCGACGCCGACTTCCTGGAGCAGATGGGCTTCGAGACGGTCGCGCCCCACCACCGGTTCCCCCGGTTGCGCCTGGAGCTGTCCGAGGGCCTCGGCTGGAAGGCGGGAGTGGAGCACGCGCTGGAGCAGTTGCTCGCGGCCGGTGCCGCCGAAGCGGCTCTCAGGAACGCCCTCGAGGATACGGGCGACGCCGCCGCACCCGTGGGGAGGCTCGAGGACCGCTGACGCGGCACGGGCCCGCTGAGGCCCGACGGTGCGCTCCCCGTCGCGGTGGGCGGACCGTCAGGCCCGGTTCTCGGCGTTCTCCTCGAGCTCGAGCAGCTCCGCGAACGTGTAGGTGCCGGTGGGGCGGTCGTTCTCGCCCAGCAGGTACAGCCGCTTGACGGCGACCAGGATGGCCTCCGCGATGGTGTCGCGCATCTGCGGCGAGGCCAGGACCGCGGCGTCGTGCGGGTTGGTCACGTAGCCGACATCGATCTGCACCGTGGGCATGCGCGTCAGGCGCACGATGTCCCAGGTACGGCCGTGGTAGTGGCAGTCCGTGAGCGGCGTCCGCGCGACGATCTCCCGCTGGATGAAGCCCGCCAGGTTGCGCCCGATGTTCGAGCTGGCGCCGTGCGTGTTGCCGAAGTGGAACGAGGCCACGCCGTGGGCGCGGTCGTTGCGGTAGTGCGCGGTGCGGAGCGCGATCATCATGTCGGCGTCGAAGGTGTTCGCCGTGTACGCGCGGGTGCTGTCGTCGGCGTCCATGCCGCGCGGACGCGAGAGGTAGGTCTCCATGCCGGCGGCGGCCATCCGGCCCTCGAGGCGCGACCCGAGGTCCCAGAGGATCTCCTCCTCCGTGATCGGCCGGCCGTCGGGGCCCCGCACCGTGAGGCCGCGGTCCGGCCCGCCCAGGCCCGGGTCGATGACGATGCGCTTGCCCGACAGGCGCGGCCCGGAGCTGCGGACGTGCTCCTCCTCGCGGATGGCGTGCGGCGACCCGCCGGTCACCCGGGAGCCGAGGAAGGTCAGTGAGCGCAGCGTCGCCGGCCCGCAGATGCCGTCGGCGACGAGGCCGAACTCACGCTGGTAGGCCGACAGGCCCAGGTGCGTCTGGGGGCCGAAGAGACCGTCGATCATGCCGGCGTAGAAGCCGAGGTTCTGCAGGCGCGCCTGCAGCGCGGCCACGTCGTCGCCCGACGGCGGCGCGGAGGCGATGTAGCTCAGCGTGCGCGCGCCCAGCTGATAGGTGGACTCGCGGAGCGCCCGGTACGTGGCGGGACCCACGACACCGTCGACCAGGAGCCCGCGCTGCTGCTGGAAAGCGCGCGTGGCGCGGTCCAGGCGGCGGTCGAAGACGGCCTCCGGGACGGTCCAGCCGTTCACCACCAGGTCGGTGGGGGCCACGTAGTCCCGGAGGAATCCCTGATCGGCGAGGATGCCGCGGATCTCGGCCACGGCGCCACCGTGATCACCGAGGCTGATGCGTGGCATGGAGGACCCTTCGGTAGCTTCCTGCGGGCGGGCGGCCCGAGGTCGGAAATCGACTACACGATACGGCCTCGGGGCCCTCCGGCCCAACGCGACGGCGCGTCACACCAGCCCGTCGAGCTCCTTGAGGATCGCCGACTTGCTCTTCGCGCCCACCAGCTTGGTCGTGGGCTTCCCACCCTGGAACAGGATCAGCGTGGGGATGCTGAGCACCTGGTAGTCGCGCGGCGCGCCGGGGTTCTGGTCGACCTCGATCTTGGCGAAGGTGACCTTGTCGCCGTGCTCGGCGGCCAGCTGCTCCAGCACCGGCGCGACCACCTTGCACGGCCCGCACCAGGTGGCCCAGAAGTCGACCAGCACGGGCTTGTCGGACTGCAGGACCTGCTCGACGAAGGTGTCGTCGGTGAGGGTGACGATCTCGGCCATGGCGGTACTCCTCGGTGCGGTTCGGGGGAAGGGGGCTACTGGGCGACGGCGGCTTCGCGGTGATGCGCGAGCCAGCGCTCGGCGTCGATCGCGGCGGAACAGCCACTGCCGGCGGCCGTGATGGCCTGGCGGTAGGTGTGGTCGACCAGGTCACCGGCGGCGAAGACGCCCGGCACGCCGGTGGCGGTGCTGCGGCCCTCGACCTGCACGTAGCCCTCGTCGTCGACCGTGACCTGGCCCGCGACCAGGCCGGAGCGCGGATCGTGGCCGATCGCCACGAACAGGCCCGTGACCTCGAGGGTCTCCACGGCGCCGGTCACGGTGTTCTCCACGAGCAGCGACTCGACCGACTTCTCGCCCTGCACCGCGGTGACCTTGGTGTCGGTGAGGAAGCGGATCTTCTCGTTCGCGCGGGCGCGGTCGAGCATGATCTTCGAGGCGCGGAAGTTCTCGCTCCGGTGGATCAGGGTGACGGACTTGGCGAACTTGGTGAGGAAGATGGCCTCCTCCATCGCGGAATCGCCGCCGCCGACCACGGCGATGTCCTGGTCGCGGAAGAAGAAGCCGTCGCAGGTGGCGCAGGCGCTGACGCCGCGGCCGAGCAGGGTCTCCTCGCCGGGGATGCCCAGGTAGCGGGCGGCGGCACCCATCGCGAGGATGACGGCGCGGGCGCGATAGGTGCCCTCGGCCGTCACGACCTCCTTGATCTCGCCGTCCAGCTGCACGGACTCGACGTCCTCCATGCGCAGGTCGGCGCCGAAGCGGATGGCCTGTTCGCGCATCTCGTCCATGAGCTGCGGGCCCATGATGCCCTCGCGGAAGCCGGGGTAGTTCTCGACCTCGGTGGTGGTCATCAGGGCGCCGCCGAAGTTCGTGCCCTCGAACAGGATGGTCGTCAGCTCGGCACGGCCCGCGTAGACGCCCGCCGTGTATCCCGCCGGACCCGATCCGATGATGATCACGTCCGCGATATCGGTGCCCGCTGCAGTCATTACCCACCCAACCTGTTGAAGAACCGCCCGGTGCTCCCGGGCCGACATGTGTGCCAACGGCGCCGGGCCCGACAATGTTCCCGGGTCGCCGCCTCCCAGGTTACGGCGTGGCCGCGCGTGCGGCGCCGCCGCCGCTGAGCACGCGGTCGACCAGCACCGACGAGGCCTCCCCCTGCGCGCACTCCGGGGTCACGGCGAGCAGCCGCACATCGCCCAGCCGGCTCCCCGGCAGCAGCAGCACGGTCGCGTGATCGTTCCGGACCCGCATCGGCCCCGCACCGAGGAGGGTGCGTTGGCGTGCGGGCACCGACGCCGCGTCGAGGCACCGGGTGAGGGCCGTGCCCTCGGCGAACGGCCCCCGGTCGCCGCCCGGCGTCGCCGCCGCGAGGAGAACCCCGGTGTCCGGCTCGGCGGGTGCCTCCCGCACCGTCGTGAGGGCGACGGTGACCGCGAGGACGCCGACCGCCGCCGCGGCGGCTCCCAGCGCGTACCGCCGCCGGCGGCGCGGCGGGGCGGGCGACGCCGCGGCGCGGATCGCGGCCGCGATGCGGCGGTCTCCGAGAGGGGAATCGGCGGTGAAGCCGTCCGGCGCGGACCACTGGGCGTACATGCGGTCGCGGTACTCGGCCAGTGCCGCGTCGAGCCCCGCTTCCTGCGCACGGCTCAATGGCCGGTCCTCGCCCTCGCCACCGCCCTGCGGCGGTGCTGCCTTCCCCATCGGAAACCTCCTCTCATGAATTGGACGCATCAGCCCGCCGATCGGTTCCCATCGATTTCAATATTCGTTGTGCGGGTTGCGAACGACCCGGCGCCGGGCCCGCGATGGCTATCACCGGAGATCAGCGCAGCAGGCGCTCGAGCCGGATGCGGGCCCGGGCCCGCCGGCTCTTGACGGTGCCCGGCGCGACGCCGAGGAGCTCGGCTGCCTGCGTCACCGACAGCCCGTGCATGTCCACGGCGACCACCGCGGCCCGCTGGTCCTCGGGCAGCATCCGCAGCGCCGCCTCCACCGAGAGGCGGCGGTCCAGCTCCTCCGCCGTCCGGCCCTCGTCCGAGGCGAGGCAGCTCAGATCGTCGGGCATCGGCAGCGACGTGCGCACCTGGTTGCGGCGCGCCCGGTCGAGGCAGGCGTTGACCACGATGCGGTGCAGCCAGCTGCCCACCTTGCAGTCGCCGCGGAAGGTCGGAGAGAGCTGGAACGCGCGCAGCATCGCGTCCTGCAGGCAGTCCTCGGCGTCGGTGCAGTCGCGGATGGTGCGCAGCGCGGTCGCACGCAGCTGCCGGGCGTGACGCAGGAAGAGCTCGGCGAAGGCGTCGCCGTCCCCGGCCGCCGCCGCGGCGAGCAGGCACTCGTCGGAGACCCCGTCGTGGTCTCGGCCCCACGGGTGTCCGGATGTGTCCGGAGCATCGGTCGCCGGATCCCCCGCCCCGGCCGACCGCGAGATGGTGTTCCCCCACTCGGTCATGCAGGGGATCGTAGAGGTGCGCGATACCGTTTCGAGACGAATTCTTTGCTATTCAATCAACAGAAGGAAACCGCGACGCCGATTCGCGATCGCGCATGGGCTCGCAGCTTTCTGTGAGCGGCCTTACACTGGTGGCTAGGCCAGGTGGCGCACCCGTCGCTGTGGATTCTCCATTTCACGCGCGAGCTATCAGGAGGCCTTTCATGGTCGATTCGTCCCGTCCTTCCGCTCCCCTGCCGTCCGCCGGCACCCGCCCGCTGGATTCCGCTGCGACAGCGGGCGAGAACATCGATCCCGGCGTCGTCGCCGCGACCGTCGCCCGCGCGCAGCGCTGGCTGCGCACCAGTCGCGGCCCACGGCCCGCCGAGGTGGGCCGCCGGGAGGCCGCCGCTACCTCGAGTCTCGCTGCGCTCCTCCATGATCCGAGTGGGGTGGCGTTCACCATGGGCTTCGTCGACGAGGTCGCCCGCCCGGAGGACGACCGCGTCGCCGCGAAGGCGCTGCGCCGGCTCGTCTCCCCCGCCGGTGCCGCACCGGGCAGGGCCTTCATGAGCCCCGTCGACGCCGCGCTGCTCCGCGCCGGCACCGTCGCCGCGGGGATCGCCCCGTCGATCGCCATGCCCGTGGCGCGGCTGCGGCTGCGGCAGCTGGTCGGGCACTTGGTCTTCGACGCCGACGGCGATCACCTGCAGCGCCGTCTGCGGCGCGCCCGCGAGACCGGGGTGCGGCTCAATCTGAACCTGCTCGGCGAGGCGGTCCTCGGTCAGGGGGAGGCGGACAACCGGCTCGCCCGCACGCACGAGCTGCTGGCGAACCCGTCCGTGGAC from Tsukamurella paurometabola includes the following:
- a CDS encoding ParA family protein; the encoded protein is MTDHESGFDVSRGTTEDDTPIAAAARRASQVLTPGAAGTLPKPLERRVLTIANQKGGVGKTTTAVNLAAALALQGLRVLVVDLDPQGNASTALGVDHRSGVPSTYELLLGETTLEEAMAQSPHSPNLYCVPATIDLAGAEIELVSMVARETRLKNALSAAAANDIDYIFIDCPPSLGLLTVNALVAAKEVLIPIQCEYYALEGVGQLLRNIELVQSHLNKDLHVSTVLLTMYDARTKLADQVAAEVRNHFGDRVLGATIPRSVKVSEAPGYGTTVLDYDPGSRGAMSYLDAGRELALRGAGQAV
- a CDS encoding ParB/RepB/Spo0J family partition protein → MAGQKKGGLGRGLAALIPTGPDEGPRLGSDAADVIIGARPKSPARPAADGPQQRPERPTEPADEAAAPSDLAASGAVYREIAPAAIQPNPQQPRTVFDEEGLAELVHSIREFGLMQPIVVRPLPQPQGDVRYQLVMGERRWRASQEAGLAAIPAIVRETADGDMLRDALLENIHRVQLNPLEEAAAYAQLLEEFGVTHDELAARLGRSRPVVTNTIRLLRLPVAVQRRVAAGVLSAGHARALLALEAGAEAQDALAARIVAEGLSVRATEEAVTLANRGDGTVVPAAPKRRQPADPGLREVADRIADRLDTKVTVSMGKRKGKIVVEVGSADDLERIVALLAEK
- a CDS encoding acetyltransferase, which translates into the protein MALTIVPLTLGGFDDLPRHIRRCVYWEVAPEGETLTDTEFDKEAWLSMLMLEWGSCGQVAIDHAVDGTARVVGVAFYAPPRSVPRAGHFPTAPVSPDAVLLTWVGSEPGTDVRVKEELVTAVCTDLVRRGVRAVEAFALLTPVGMTTEDVVAQLDCGPCGCDAPPLADADFLEQMGFETVAPHHRFPRLRLELSEGLGWKAGVEHALEQLLAAGAAEAALRNALEDTGDAAAPVGRLEDR
- a CDS encoding N-acetylmuramoyl-L-alanine amidase, whose product is MPRISLGDHGGAVAEIRGILADQGFLRDYVAPTDLVVNGWTVPEAVFDRRLDRATRAFQQQRGLLVDGVVGPATYRALRESTYQLGARTLSYIASAPPSGDDVAALQARLQNLGFYAGMIDGLFGPQTHLGLSAYQREFGLVADGICGPATLRSLTFLGSRVTGGSPHAIREEEHVRSSGPRLSGKRIVIDPGLGGPDRGLTVRGPDGRPITEEEILWDLGSRLEGRMAAAGMETYLSRPRGMDADDSTRAYTANTFDADMMIALRTAHYRNDRAHGVASFHFGNTHGASSNIGRNLAGFIQREIVARTPLTDCHYHGRTWDIVRLTRMPTVQIDVGYVTNPHDAAVLASPQMRDTIAEAILVAVKRLYLLGENDRPTGTYTFAELLELEENAENRA
- the trxA gene encoding thioredoxin; translated protein: MAEIVTLTDDTFVEQVLQSDKPVLVDFWATWCGPCKVVAPVLEQLAAEHGDKVTFAKIEVDQNPGAPRDYQVLSIPTLILFQGGKPTTKLVGAKSKSAILKELDGLV
- the trxB gene encoding thioredoxin-disulfide reductase; translated protein: MTAAGTDIADVIIIGSGPAGYTAGVYAGRAELTTILFEGTNFGGALMTTTEVENYPGFREGIMGPQLMDEMREQAIRFGADLRMEDVESVQLDGEIKEVVTAEGTYRARAVILAMGAAARYLGIPGEETLLGRGVSACATCDGFFFRDQDIAVVGGGDSAMEEAIFLTKFAKSVTLIHRSENFRASKIMLDRARANEKIRFLTDTKVTAVQGEKSVESLLVENTVTGAVETLEVTGLFVAIGHDPRSGLVAGQVTVDDEGYVQVEGRSTATGVPGVFAAGDLVDHTYRQAITAAGSGCSAAIDAERWLAHHREAAVAQ
- the sigM gene encoding RNA polymerase sigma factor SigM, with amino-acid sequence MTEWGNTISRSAGAGDPATDAPDTSGHPWGRDHDGVSDECLLAAAAAGDGDAFAELFLRHARQLRATALRTIRDCTDAEDCLQDAMLRAFQLSPTFRGDCKVGSWLHRIVVNACLDRARRNQVRTSLPMPDDLSCLASDEGRTAEELDRRLSVEAALRMLPEDQRAAVVAVDMHGLSVTQAAELLGVAPGTVKSRRARARIRLERLLR